One Lactobacillus sp. CBA3606 DNA segment encodes these proteins:
- a CDS encoding acetate/propionate family kinase, giving the protein MQKTLIINAGSSSLKWQLFEMPAETVLASGMVERISMPGSIFTIKYGDHQKFETVVDNLDQNQAAQMMLAELQRLQVIQTLTEITAVAHRVVAGGETFKQAVEVTPAVLDTIKQLSNFAPLHNPMEAKGIETMAQTLPNVKQYAVFDSQFFTDLPEMNAIYSLPYELTQKYHIRRYGEHGISHRYLTNRAAELLGKPVSAVDLVTLHLGSGASLAAVKAGKAYDTSMGFTPLTGVTMGTRAGDVDPAVLPYLMQVLKISDPNEIMMMLNNQSGLLGVSGISPDMREIKAQETTNPQAKLAVDIFVNRITKYAGSYLTELHGADAVIFAGGIGEHNAQLRQQIVDELSIFGLKLDADLNAAGNEGVISSADSAIKVMLIPTNEELAMVRQVAALQQ; this is encoded by the coding sequence ATGCAAAAAACATTAATTATTAATGCCGGTAGTTCGTCGTTAAAGTGGCAGTTATTTGAAATGCCCGCTGAAACGGTGCTAGCTAGCGGTATGGTAGAGCGAATTAGTATGCCCGGCTCAATCTTTACGATTAAGTACGGTGACCATCAAAAATTTGAGACCGTGGTTGATAATTTGGACCAGAACCAAGCGGCTCAAATGATGTTGGCAGAACTGCAACGGTTGCAGGTGATTCAAACGTTGACAGAAATTACAGCGGTTGCCCATCGGGTGGTTGCCGGTGGTGAAACGTTCAAGCAGGCGGTGGAAGTAACGCCGGCCGTCTTAGACACAATTAAACAGTTAAGTAACTTTGCGCCGTTACACAATCCGATGGAAGCAAAAGGGATTGAAACCATGGCGCAGACATTACCCAATGTGAAGCAATATGCTGTTTTTGACAGCCAATTCTTTACGGATTTGCCAGAGATGAACGCGATTTATAGTTTGCCGTATGAATTAACTCAAAAATACCATATTCGACGGTATGGCGAACATGGTATTTCACATCGCTACTTGACTAATCGGGCGGCAGAACTATTGGGTAAGCCCGTTTCAGCAGTCGACTTAGTGACGTTACACTTGGGTAGTGGTGCGTCATTAGCCGCCGTTAAAGCTGGCAAAGCTTACGATACTTCGATGGGCTTTACACCATTAACGGGGGTTACGATGGGAACACGTGCTGGGGATGTCGATCCAGCCGTGCTGCCTTATTTAATGCAAGTCTTGAAGATTAGTGATCCCAATGAAATCATGATGATGTTGAATAACCAGTCGGGTTTACTCGGTGTTTCAGGCATTTCACCAGATATGCGTGAGATTAAAGCGCAAGAAACAACTAATCCACAGGCAAAGTTAGCGGTTGATATTTTTGTGAACCGCATTACGAAGTATGCCGGTAGTTACTTGACTGAATTGCATGGGGCCGATGCGGTGATCTTTGCCGGTGGGATTGGTGAACACAATGCGCAATTACGGCAACAAATTGTGGATGAATTAAGTATCTTTGGCCTTAAGTTAGATGCTGACTTGAATGCTGCCGGTAACGAAGGCGTGATTAGTAGTGCCGATTCAGCGATTAAAGTCATGTTAATTCCAACCAACGAAGAGTTAGCGATGGTGCGCCAGGTCGCCGCACTACAACAGTAA
- a CDS encoding small multidrug resistance protein: MIGLLIALVIGFWLLKVVFKVGFWLIGLAAMIVVGLFLIRIALWLGVAVLAIGGLALVASPFRN; this comes from the coding sequence ATGATCGGGTTATTGATTGCTTTAGTAATTGGCTTTTGGTTGCTGAAAGTTGTCTTTAAAGTTGGTTTTTGGCTGATTGGATTGGCGGCCATGATTGTGGTCGGCCTATTCTTAATTCGGATTGCTTTATGGTTAGGCGTTGCCGTGCTAGCCATTGGTGGTTTAGCCTTAGTTGCCAGCCCATTTCGTAATTAG